One genomic segment of Gasterosteus aculeatus chromosome 6, fGasAcu3.hap1.1, whole genome shotgun sequence includes these proteins:
- the tacc2 gene encoding uncharacterized protein tacc2 isoform X14, which translates to MQFCRRVLCKPCSARVTSPEEDMEYKMGSCIGISRRQVEAPAESLTRRDDRALLTDASTGRQGLLAEPALPDIAVIAGVEESACEPGDELEFPHDLLPSLDFSSEFHIWESSLGRAQSSSGERKCEQGNPLLAGLQPHMDSRPQGVIDARPHDSDPLLPDAQPPPQPAAAPCQVSKSVTPPLSLLVDRELQEAFQQCEEQMASLGMFNPIEPPSTTSETVKVERKTGDGLVNKSYESSPPPPIVIQQGHSNGVHGNKSTHGDSEAANPRTDTVVFSFRNYILGTESSPTAAKKESEIEAKHSLDKCPELKTDKEIKMVEQKETPTQTQLETTKDLFKEEDNYIALSDREERVNSYAAVGEHCTLDCNSVIKEEGTEATTETVDTKKDNCGNESSNCVCVFEKGETDDSVNETSEGSKDAFAETTTGANNYRDQDQEANTDKWMNSCDKHAGLDKKAKKKEKKKQRKKKKVEEKHIETENKAKTQPENDLKDTSLKNAGNHKGSTADIKPGTRADGQNVICGEQPDNGCDSKRQLSPGGSPSPPLSSPHSRLDHLTDSICSPVSNRAFSHNHITDAPCGVNHSSILQRKQHVTECVIDNHNTPGTYVQNAVINASVHPEKRSCPQTREAKVTSDAAILSHENRSPLSNTQTCVGASGVDAALEEASVVVAALPLATPTMPEVIESKREGESERRDSGERAATVAIAERERAVGDKDLGGVEKCSGSADGEKEGLLDSLSPLALICSRGEEGEAASKESRSVKMPHSSTEAEMNGARGTSARSPDAEMPADKGDGAKEAPLLAACSDTPPYGLLTGPDCLDHSAARSGGAGEGGGGGGGGGGEDVGKKARLTKVHSLFSQPEGSASGVSSAGTESPPPTNVAESQLRSQSWSEPIATISGTICTEQDRHEEAILPLLIELRSGDTNGGVRADLGNNLIAEDAPSCEKSSITETERNDGQVVPPLLPPQHLHTSQQILAERALGVLVGQSSRGTSRGNNRVHFADSVKQEGGSSVVVGRMAVSTMDCASLPPLTVHESLRYPVVEASYTFPDFLGVEKSEIATNAAHAADELATRSSADFPKPQKDVRLDEGGKDTGEKIKEDPVGNENLKTNSVDLKSVDMTCSKQRPSATERSQTGDLSQRVERATADADHSIDEEVSAKVTKHSKGDTEKEALNPGLSTEKKINKLHAEFQKSPVICDEGNQHPPSSCSLDPADDVTRQPLSDVSADLPGEQLSTDLVTCSDTETVTMICTASPQTKPRDPNDQPPTHLDQTPPHGRVTTDAMEIESHSCDLTMEESATSEEVTVCDPSIPVIEQCSSNSSLVLQPPGPMLSHLEFITDSDVSLPEHTIICGSDGDATKVEGGADGNKSREMTRTSSAPDLQHGDIGVKEDETCLKPEDGNYTMESVAELDNSAFNNRNIPFTLLGNVFPPQPPSAGNVLAKGLSGNVISQSHTEPGPTCFKPSICVASITDDLFNISCQRSSDLPTKEACDDIKQKDMNKTPGGQTSVVFAEKKEKVEEATMDNQKEAADSGKLQTGKTVKTQQQCYGPDEEAVDTIEVLQVPHEHEVKNTESTGTNINEGETKIAFASQSQTSSLPALKPAGSPREGLGSKVESGIEPHTVHVLSLCQTPTATPERCSHGATAPDVSAALGQSRSTPEPNCFAQQQEQPQWPLGSRHPAEELSGDCLERGEGTNRQGRPIPALVLGGTGVVEGGDSSVWSVDEWTRDGSSGDGEEGAKSTAALDGVYVPSHLAGDVDESGRAAERNASAGIVRVTASSHAEEIRQGVNENKCPALAVAGSDTDTGFASELVCKGQQKGNLSTDRQDQHGEQETSKNTAVSVESASKEPEASLVQTTVLSKFSTDSQGIHPVVFPCENQAGEIHTSMFSTLVVQAGSVEKDFRDANAKSNSGVTEEREIQDTACEPLELQNAAETTATQSSPAVQTPIKGPDVEETTKEDKAALGKEKASRQGEGQIEIEAMTKQEVTDQTGSAKDSSSFGVSKESGNDTSEYEGMSDGKTVEEVSVNPEAGDLPAGKPETNRIQALKEAAKLSQCEQETSRPLPSLESPQLEFLTPTEEPAAPWRQEEIHPPDRAADNTTETPALNILKKPVDLPKPLKKTAELLEPTRSTKAVFLEEAVKVELPKAPQQTVELPEPTQGTRVEVPEEDRVELPKAPQQTVELPEPTQGTTRVEVPEEEERVELLTAAQQIVELPEGTQGTRVEVPEEEEKVELPKAPQQTVELPEPTQGTRVEVPEEKRVELLTAAQQIVELPEPRREPQTSSEKEEQPPELLESTKSPEEIPEPTNNEIEIPEPNKASTEPPEPEKRLSRELPEEPRETPVESQPGETFKVPAVQDPAEERQDSGSSLAEQAGRGDRVPASPPPPAPEHHLSPAVPPHLQDTTEFPTPPPTPPERHTPEAPPTPPASPCIPPAPLPAPASPPLNPASQCEDRCPAAAPCPAPLSNTFRVKRSPKKSPLSDPSQDPTPTDETPSLRPKDDHATDEEKLASSTGHKWAALHDMEADLNSDQQDFPQPSDLTSFVNENSLPPQTPVQDYEIEYMEKLGSASPPLSVKKPSLYLKLDSVSDSLTKNTCAHGSEPSSPCTGSFEEMEAQITADMKTPVLSTRSGPQGSAGDKGRKREGESLSRTQSAERDEQSPYQGPVEAPAPVLAMPLLDRLSECDDFLQYLEPDLAETNPTAFAGKLQEELVLAALRIEALQVAKNISQCPSLSTVSPQQHRDACSPVESGVSKNSLYTRTTTSYIEGESTNLPRELDHSLGIARDEIVTKEKEVLEWQRKYEDSRQEVVEMRRIVAEYEKTIAQMIEDDQKEKSLSHHTIQQLIMEKDQALADLNSVEKSLADLFRRYEKMKDVLEGFRKNEEVLKRCAQEYLSRVRKEEQRYQALKIHAEEKLDKANADIAHVRVKSKQEQACHQASLRKEQMKVESLERTLEQKNKEIEELTKICDELIAKMGRS; encoded by the exons GTCGAAGCTCCTGCTGAGAGTTTGACCCGGAGGGACGACCGAGCGCTTCTGACCGACGCCTCGACCGGCCGGCAGGGTCTGCTGGCCGAACCAGCGCTGCCAGACATCGCGGTCATCGCCGGAGTGGAGGAGAGCGCATGTGAGCCCGGAGACGAGCTCGAGTTTCCGCACGACCTGCTGCCCAGTCTCGACTTCAGCAGTGAGTTCCACATCTGGGAGTCCTCGTTGGG CAGAGCTCAGAGCAGCTCAGGCGAGAGGAAATGTGAGCAGGGGAACCCCCTGCTGGCAGGCCTGCAGCCACACATGGACAGCCGACCACAGGGGGTGATCGATGCGAG GCCTCACGACAGCGACCCACTTCTGCCAGATGCTCAGCCGCCACCTCAGCCGGCTGCCGCGCCTTGCCAGGTTTCCAAAAGCGTGACCCCTCCCTTATCGCTGCTCGTAGACCGGGAGCTCCAAGAGGCCTTCCAGCAATGTGAAGAACAAATGGCCTCACTTGGCATGTTTAATCCCATAGAGCCCCCAAGCACCACGTCTGAGACGGTTAAAGTAGAGAGGAAAACTGGAGACGGGTTGGTTAATAAATCCTATGAGTCATCGCCACCTCCTCCTATCGTTATCCAGCAGGGACATAGCAACGGGGTCCATGGAAACAAGAGCACACACGGAGACAGTGAGGCAGCAAACCCTCGGACGGATACAGTTGTGTTTAGTTTCAGGAATTACATATTGGGCACAGAGAGTAGTCCTACGGCCGCAAAGAAAGAGAGTGAAATAGAAGCAAAACACAGCCTGGATAAATGTCCAGAGCTTAAGACGGACAAAGAAATAAAGATGGTGGAGCAGAAGGAAACACCCACGCAGACACAATTAGAAACAACTAAAGATTTATTTAAAGAAGAAGACAATTATATTGCTCTCTCTGACAGAGAGGAGCGTGTCAACTCTTATGCAGCCGTTGGGGAACATTGCACTCTAGATTGTAATTCAGTGATTAAGGAAGAAGGTACGGAGGCAACCACAGAGACTGTAGATACAAAGAAAGATAATTGCGGCAATGAGTCCAGTAATtgcgtttgtgtttttgaaaaaggAGAGACTGATGATTCAGTTAATGAAACATCAGAGGGCAGTAAAGATGCATTCGCAGAGACAACAACGGGAGCAAACAATTACAGGGATCAGGATCAGGAGGCAAACACAGACAAATGGATGAATTCGTGTGACAAACATGCGGGGCTGGAcaaaaaggcaaagaagaaagaaaaaaagaaacaaaggaaaaagaaaaaagtggaaGAGAAGCACATAGAGactgaaaacaaagcaaaaactcagcctgaaaatgatttaaaggaCACATCTCTCAAGAATGCAGGAAATCACAAAGGTTCAACGGCAGATATCAAACCCGGGACACGGGCAGATGGTCAGAATGTGATTTGTGGGGAGCAGCCTGATAATGGGTGTGACTCCAAGCGACAGCTGAGTCCCGGGGGAAGCCCCAGCCCCCCACTATCATCCCCCCACAGCAGGCTGGATCATCTTACTGACTCGATCTGTTCACCTGTGTCCAACCGAGCTTTTTCACATAACCACATAACGGACGCCCCATGTGGCGTTAATCACAGCTCAATCCTGCAGCGGAAGCAACATGTAACCGAATGTGTCATTGACAACCACAATACACCAGGGACGTATGTCCAAAATGCAGTTATCAATGCATCTGTTCATCCTGAAAAGAGATCGTGTCCACAAACCAGGGAGGCTAAAGTTACCTCCGACGCAGCGATACTCTCACATGAGAATCGCAGCCCACTCTCAAACACCCAAACTTGTGTGGGAGCGAGCGGCGTGGACGCTGCCCTTGAAGAGGCTTCAGTAGTGGTTGCTGCGTTGCCACTGGCAACACCCACGATGCCAGAAGTGATAGAAAGCAAGCGAGAGGGAGAAAGCGAGAGGCGTGATTCAGGCGAGAGAGCGGCTACTGTAGCAATcgcggagagggagagagcggtaGGAGACAAAGATCTGGGAGGAGTAGAGAAGTGCTCTGGCTCCGCCgacggagagaaagaaggacTCCTGGACAGCCTTTCTCCGCTCGCGTTAATCTGTTCACGGGGCGAAGAGGGCGAGGCTGCATCTAAGGAGAGCCGCAGCGTCAAAATGCCACACAGCTCGACAGAGGCTGAAATGAACGGAGCGAGAGGGACGAGCGCTCGCAGTCCAGACGCGGAGATGCCAGCAGATAAGGGAGACGGAGCAAAGGAGGCTCCCCTGTTAGCAGCCTGTAGCGATACTCCTCCCTACGGGCTACTCACTGGTCCTGATTGTCTGGATCACAGTGCTGCGCGATCGGGGGgagcaggggagggaggaggaggaggaggaggaggaggaggagaggatgtggGAAAGAAAGCCAGGCTGACCAAAGTGCACAGTTTATTCAGCCAGCCAGAAGGCTCTGCTAGCGGGGTGTCATCAGCTGGGACCGAGTCGCCTCCGCCCACCAATGTTGCAGAGTCACAGCTGAGGTCACAAAGCTGGAGTGAGCCGATTGCTACCATATCTGGGACCATCTGCACTGAACAGGATCGTCATGAAGAAGCAATCTTACCTCTCCTCATCGAACTGAGGTCCGGCGATACTAACGGAGGGGTAAGGGCTGATCTCGGAAATAATTTGATTGCAGAGGATGCCCCGTCTTGTGAGAAGTCATCcatcacagagacagagagaaacgaCGGCCAAGTCGTCCCGCCTTTACTCCCACCTCAGCACCTGCATACTTCTCAACAAATCCTAGCCGAGCGAGCACTGGGTGTGCTCGTAGGGCAGAGCAGTAGAGGCACCAGTAGAGGCAACAACAGGGTTCACTTCGCAGACTCAGTGAAACAAGAAGGCGGTTCCTCTGTGGTTGTAGGGCGCATGGCGGTGTCGACTATGGACTGCGCCTCTTTGCCTCCGCTGACCGTACATGAGAGCTTGCGCTATCCCGTCGTCGAGGCCAGCTACACCTTCCCGGACTTCCTTGGGGTGGAGAAGTCAGAAATCGCCACAAATGCAGCGCACGCCGCGGATGAACTAGCAACACGGAGCTCGGCCGACTTTCCAAAGCCACAGAAAGATGTCCGTCTGGATGAAGGAGGTAAAGATACCGGGGAGAAGATTAAAGAGGATCCAGTAGGTAACGAAAACTTGAAGACAAACTCTGTGGATTTAAAATCAGTGGACATGACCTGCTCAAAACAGCGTCCAAGTGCTACCGAGAGGAGTCAGACTGGGGACCTTTCACAAAGAGTAGAAAGAGCCACCGCTGATGCTGATCATTCAATAGATGAAGAGGTGTCAGCAAAGGTGACCAAGCACTCAAAGGGGGACACAGAGAAGGAAGCCTTAAATCCGGGTTTGTCGACTgagaaaaagataaataagTTACATGCTGAGTTTCAGAAATCACCTGTAATCTGCGATGAAGGTAACCAACACCCTCCATCTTCATGTTCTTTGGATCCAGCTGACGATGTTACCCGCCAGCCTTTAAGCGATGTCTCTGCTGACCTACCTGGTGAGCAGCTCTCTACTGACCTTGTGACCTGTTCAGATACTGAAACTGTGACCATGATCTGCACAGCCTCTCCCCAAACAAAGCCTAGGGACCCAAACGATCAGCCTCCCACCCATTTGGATCAAACACCTCCTCATGGACGGGTTACCACAGATGCCATGGAGATCGAAAGTCACTCTTGTGATCTGACGATGGAGGAATCAGCGACTTCAGAGGAAGTGACAGTCTGTGATCCGTCAATTCCTGTTATAGAGCAATGTTCCAGTAACTCTTCTTTAGTGCTGCAGCCTCCTGGCCCAATGTTGAGTCACTTGGAGTTCATCACTGACAGTGATGTCTCACTTCCTGAGCACACGATAATCTGCGGCAGTGATGGTGACGCCACCAAAGTCGAGGGAGGAGCTGATGGCAACAAGAGCAGGGAGATGACACGCACGTCTTCGGCACCGGATCTGCAGCACGGCGATATCGGCGTTAAAGAAGATGAGACGTGTTTAAAACCGGAGGACGGAAATTATACTATGGAATCTGTCGCTGAACTTGACAATTCTGCATTCAACAATCGGAATATTCCATTTACActactgggaaatgtgtttcCTCCTCAGCCACCAAGTGCAGGCAATGTATTGGCAAAAGGTTTGTCTGGTAATGTAATTTCTCAATCTCACACTGAGCCAGGCCCTACTTGCTTCAAACCCAGTATTTGTGTAGCCTCCATTACGGATGATCTCTTTAACATCAGCTGCCAACGCAGTTCTGACCTGCCTACCAAAGAGGCTTGTGATGACATTAAACAAAAAGATATGAATAAGACACCGGGAGGTCAGACCTCTGTGGTGTTtgcagagaaaaaggaaaaagttgaAGAGGCGACAATGGATAATCAAAAGGAAGCAGCAGACAGCGGCAAGCTGCAGACAGGAAAGACCgtcaaaacacaacagcagtgtTACGGGCCAGATGAAGAGGCTGTAGATACAATTGAAGTCCTGCAGGTACCACATGAACATGAAGTCAAAAATACTGAATCAACAGGAACGAATATTAATGAAGGAGAAACAAAAATTGCCTTTGCATCTCAAAGCCAGACTTCTTCATTACCTGCCCTGAAACCTGCCGGGTCCCCTAGAGAAGGTCTAGGCTCTAAGGTAGAGTCTGGTATCGAACCTCACACCGTTCATGTCCTGAGTTTGTGCCAAACTCCGACAGCAACGCCGGAACGCTGCTCTCACGGGGCCACGGCACCAGACGTGAGTGCAGCTCTTGGCCAATCACGGTCCACGCCAGAGCCAAACTGTTTTGCTCAGCAACAGGAGCAGCCGCAGTGGCCTCTGGGATCCAGACATCCCGCGGAGGAATTATCAGGGGACTGTCTAGAGCGGGGAGAAGGGACTAACCGTCAGGGCAGGCCGATCCCAGCACTGGTTTTAGGGGGGACAGGGGTGGTAGAGGGAGGAGACAGCTCAGTTTGGAGTGTGGATGAGTGGACACGCGACGGCAGCAGTGGtgatggagaagaaggagcCAAATCTACAGCAGCTCTCGACGGGGTTTATGTGCCGTCTCACCTCGCCGGCGATGTTGATGAGAGTGGAAGGGCGGCTGAGAGAAATGCCTCGGCCGGCATAGTGAGAGTCACGGCCTCCTCTCATGCAGAAGAGATAAGACAGGGGGTGAACGAGAATAAATGCCCAGCGTTAGCGGTGGCTGGGTCAGATACAGACACTGGGTTTGCGAGTGAGCTGGTTTGTAAAGGTCAGCAAAAAGGCAATCTATCAACAGACCGTCAAGACCAACACGGAGAACAAGAGACCTCCAAGAACACTGCAGTATCTGTTGAGTCAGCATCAAAGGAACCCGAGGCATCGCTTGTACAAACAACTGTTTTATCAAAGTTCAGCACAGACAGTCAAGGCATTCATCCAGTGGTTTTTCCTTGTGAAAACCAGGCAGGAGAAATCCACACAAGCATGTTCAGTACTCTGGTTGTGCAAGCAGGATCCGTGGAAAAGGATTTCAGGGATGCAAATGCGAAAAGCAACAGTGGTGTAACGGAGGAGCGTGAAATTCAGGACACAGCGTGCGAGCCTCTCGAGCTACAAAACGCTGCTGAAACTACAGCCACACAAAGCAGCCCAGCAGTACAAACACCCATAAAAGGCCCCGATGTAGAGGAGACCACAAAGGAAGATAAAGCAGCCTTGGGCAAAGAGAAAGCTAGCAGGCAGGGTGAGGGACAAATTGAGATTGAGGCAATGACAAAGCAGGAGGTCACAGATCAAACTGGGAGTGCTAAAGACAGTAGCTCATTTGGTGTTTCTAAGGAATCAGGAAATGACACCTCCGAGTACGAAGGAATGTCCGATGGAAAAACTGTTGAAGAAGTGTCTGTGAACCCAGAGGCTGGCGACCTGCCAGCCGGGAAGCCAGAAACAAACCGGATTCAAGCATTAAAAGAGGCCGCAAAGCTTTCTCAGTGTGAACAAGAGACATCGAG ACCCCTCCCATCTCTGGAGTCTCCTCAATTAGAGTTTCTCACTCCGACTGAAGAACCAGCAGCCCCTTGGAGACAAGAGGAGATCCATCCACCAGATCGAGCAGCGGACAatacaacagagacaccagcTCTGAATATTTTGAAGAAGCCAGTGGATCTTCCTAAACCTTTAAAGAAGACCGCAGAGCTCCTAGAACCAACTCGGAGCACAAAGGCAGTGTTCCTAGAAGAAGCGGTGAAGGTAGAGCTCCCGAAAGCACCACAGCAGACAGTAGAGCTCCCAGAACCAACACAGGGCACCAGAGTAGAGGTCCCAGAGGAGGATAGAGTAGAGCTCCCGAAAGCACCACAGCAGACAGTAGAGCTCCCAGAACCAACCCAGGGCACCACCAGAGTAGAggtcccagaggaggaggagagagtagAGCTCCTGACAGCTGCCCAGCAGATAGTAGAGCTCCCAGAAGGAACACAGGGCACCAGGGTAGAggtcccagaggaggaggagaaagtagAGCTCCCGAAAGCACCACAGCAGACAGTAGAGCTCCCAGAACCAACACAGGGCACCAGAGTAGAGGTCCCAGAGGAGAAGAGAGTAGAGCTTCTGACAGCTGCCCAGCAGATAGTAGAGCTCCCAGAACCAAGAAGGGAGCCACAAACTTCctcagaaaaagaagaacagcCACCTGAGCTCCTTGAATCAACAAAAAGCCCGGAAGAGATACCAGAACCTACAAATAATGAAATAGAGATCCCGGAACCAAACAAGGCGTCAACAGAGCCCCCTGAACCAGAGAAGAGGCTGAGCAGGGAGCTGCCGGAGGAGCCCAGAGAAACACCTGTTGAGAGCCAACCTGGGGAGACATTTAAAGTTCCAGCAGTCCAGGACCCTGCTGAGGAGCGACAGGACAGCGG GTCCTCCCTCGCTGAGCAGGCAGGGAGAGGCGACCGAGTCCCGgcctctcccccaccccctgccCCCGAACACCACCTCTCGCCCGCCGTCCCACCTCACCTCCAAGACACCACAGAATTTCCCACGCCTCCTCCGACTCCCCCGGAGAGGCACACTCCTGAAGCTCCGCCAACCCCACCTGCATCTCCCTGcatccctcctgctcctctcccagcccccgcctcccctcctttAAACCCTGCCTCCCAGTGTGAGGACCgctgccctgctgctgcaccCTGCCCGGCTCCTTTGAG TAATACTTTCAGAGTGAAAAGGTCGCCAAAGAAATCCCCGTTGTCCGACCCGTCCCAG GATCCTACGCCCACAGATGAAACTCCCTCTCTGCGGCCAAAGGACGACCACGCCACGGACGAGGAGAAGCTGGCCTCCTCCACCGGTCACAAGTGGGCCGCCCTGCACGACATGGAAGCAGATTTGAACTCTGACCAGCAAGACTTCCCTCAGCCGTCCGACCTCACGTCCTTCGTCAATGAGAACAGTCTTCCTCCCCAGACTCCAG TGCAAGACTATGAGATTGAGTACATGGAGAAGCTTGGCTCTGCTTCGCCT CCGCTGTCCGTGAAGAAGCCGTCTTTGTACTTGAAGCTGGACTCCGTATCTGACAGCTTAACCAAGAATACGTGTGCGCATGGATCAGAGCCCAGTTCCCCCTGCACAGG GAGTTTTGAGGAGATGGAGGCCCAGATAACAGCGGATATGAAGACACCAGTGCTGAGCACCCGGTCCGGACCCCAGGGCTCCGCCGGGGACAAAGGCAGGAAGAGAGAGGGCGAGTCCCTCAGCCGAACGCAGAGCGCGGAGAGGGACGAGCAG TCCCCTTACCAGGGCCCCGTGGAGGCCCCTGCTCCAGTCCTGGCCATGCCCCTGTTAGACAGGCTGTCTGAGTGTGACGACTTCCTGCAGTACCTGGAGCCTGACCTGGCTGAGACCAACCCCACCGCATTCGCCGGAAAACTGCAG GAGGAGCTGGTGCTTGCTGCCCTGAGGATAGAGGCTCTGCAGGTAGCCAAAAACATCTCTCAgtgcccctccctctccactgTAAGCCCCCAG cagcacagagatgcGTGTTCTCCAGTGGAGAGTGGAGTGTCCAAGAACTCACTTTACACCAGGACCACCACCAGCTACATTGAAGGGGAGAGCACCAACCTGCCCAGAGAACTGGACCACTCGCTGGGAATCGCACGGGATGAG ATCGTAACAAAGGAGAAAGAAGTGCTGGAGTGGCAGAGGAAGTATGAAGACAGCCgacaggaggtggtggagatgaG GAGGATTGTTGCTGAATACGAGAAGACGATCGCACAGATGATTG